GCAGCAACGGAAAGCCAGTGATTACCTTGAATTCGTCGCTGACAAGGCAGGGTATCACCGCGTTCCCTAAGATGTCGAGCTCTGGTCAGATCACCGAAATGTCAAGAGAGGCCTGGCTGAATTCAGGCCGCCCGGAAGCCGGTGCACCCTATACGGCAGAGCAGGTGAAGAAGTTCTACGAAGGTACTGATCCGCAATATCCGAACACAGATTGGTACCATATCCTGATCCGGAAATGGGCGCCGCAGCAACAGCATAATCTGTCGGTACGGGGTGGAAGTGACCGGATCAAATACTATGGATTTCTTGGATATGCCAATCAGCAGGCTATCTGGAAGAGTGGGCATGGAGGCACTTATACCCGCTACAATCTTCAGTCAAATATAGACGCAAAGATCACTGACGATTTATCCCTGCAGCTGGATCTGGCTGCCACCAATGAATACAGGCGATTCCCCTGGCGTTCCCAGGAAAGAGTACTGTGGACCGATTTCTGGCAGACCTTTCCCATGTATCCAGCCACACTGCCTGATCCTACCAGGCTTTCCTTTGCCCAGGGCGGCGGAACAGGAGGTGCGCAATTTATGACCAATAGCGACATAGCCGGTTACGACAATACAGATAATCAAAATCTGAGAGGAACACTTGCACTTAATTACATATTCAAACCCGTGAAAGGCTTGTCGGCCAAAGCGTTTGTCAATTACCTGCAGTATAGTTCCTTCGAAAAGCAATTTGTAAAACCACTTACATTCTATACTTACGATTATGCCAGTAAAATTTATACCAAAGCAGGAGCGCTTTATGACAAAGCATTTCTGAACCAGAATGCAGGGCGCAGCAGGATTATTACCGGCCAGTTTTCCCTGAACTACGACCATACTTTCCTGCAGACGCATCATGTGTCGGCCCTGGCATTGATGGAAATAATAGACTACTCAAATGATTCATTCGGCGGAGGCAGGAAAGATTTCCTGACACCGGCCATAGACCAGCTGTTTATAGGCACCCTGCAGAGCTCCGTTATCAATGGCACAGCAGCAGAGATGGGCAGGAAAAGCTATGTAGGAAGGGTGAACTACGATTATAAAGGGAAATATCTACTGGAAGCAACATTAAGGGCCGATGCCTCTGCCAAATTCCCGGCCGCTACCCGCTGGGGCTACTTTCCCGGTGTATCCGTGGGATGGAGGCTTTCCGAAGAAGGCTTCCTGCGACCCGCAAAGGGCAGCATCGATAACCTGAAACTACGCGCCAGCTATGGTGAAGCGGGGAATGATGCAGTGGGTAATTTTCAATACCTGACCGGATACGTAGCAGGTTCGGCTGTGATGCTCGGTGGTAGCCAGCAAACAGGGATGACCTCTACCGGCCTGGCCAATCCTTTACTTACCTGGGAACGTATCACTATCTATAACGTGGGTACCGACTTTTCTTTTTTCAACAGGAAATTATACGGAACACTGGAAGGTTTTTACCGGGAGCGTGCTGGTATTCCTGCACAAAGAGTGGCTAGTTTGCCTTCCACTTTCGGTGCTAATATGCCCCCGGAAAACCTCAATAGTCTGAGTGACCGTGGATTTGAGCTTCAGGTAGGAACATCCGGTAAAACAGGCTATGGCCTGCTGTGGGATATCAGCAGCAATATTTCCTTCTCCCGGGCAAAATGGAGACATTTTGAAGAACCAGATTACACGGACCCTGACCAGAAAAGGATCTTTAAGAAATCCGGTACCTGGACCGACCGCGACTTTGGCTATATTTCAGATGGACTCTTCACCAGCCAGGCAGAGATCAATGGGCTGAAATATGACCAGGACGGTCAGAAGAACGCGTCGCTTCGCCCCGGAGATATCCGTTATAAAGACGTCAATGGCGACGGTGTATTGGATTGGAAAGATCAGGTAGAGATAGGTAAAGGCACCATCCCACACTGGATGTTCGGATTTAACACCAACCTGAAATACAAGGGCTTCGACCTTTCTGCCTTGTTCCAGGGTGCATTCGGCTATTACAACAATATTAACCTGCTGAAAGCGAACGGGCTGGCGCCAAGAGTATATTACGATCTGCGATGGACGGAAGCCAATGATAATCCCGATGCCTTTATACCAAGACTAGGTAGTACAGCTGCTACCAATTCCCTGCATTCCGACCATTACTATAAGAAGGCAGGCTATGTGCGTTTGAAAGTGTTGTCCATCGGCTACAGTCTGCCTGCCCAATGGCTGAATAGTATTAAGTTCAGCCAGGTAAGGGTATATGCTGCGGGTACCAACCTTTTAACATTTAACCCCTTGAGAAAATATGAAACAGATCCGGAAGCTCCGTCAGATAATGGAGGATACTATTATCCCCAACAGCTGACAATCACGTTCGGTGTGAATGTTTCTTTCTGATCAGTATTCATCTTAAAAACAAATGACCTTGAAAAAAGTAATTCGTATACTCATCGCCGGTCTGTTTCTCTTGCCGGCCTGCAACAAGGATGTACTGAACAAGCAACCGCTTGATATCGTATCCGATGCTGTATTGTGGAATGATCCGAACCTCGTGGATGCTTACCTGATACAGGTATATGCGGAAACGACTACCTGGGATCTCGAATTTAACCCGCTTCGGGGCGACGACTACAAATCGGGTTTTTTCGATATCACTACGGTGTCCGATGAATGTAAAGATGGTGGCTGGTGGTGGGGCAGCAATGCGTATCATAAGTATGGTAATCTGAAGATAGATGGTGGGCTGCTGGAATATTGGGGGTATGCTACAGTTAGGAAGACTAATGAATTTATAGCACGTGTTCCTGGAACGTCTATCAGTGATGATCTGAAGAAGAAACGGGTAGCAGAAGCCCGTTTTCTGAGAGCGTACGCTTATTTTTCTATGGTAAAGAGATATGGAGGTGTGCCATTGATTACCAAAGCACAAGCTGTTACAGATCCACCGGAAAGCCTAAAGCCGAAGCGTGAGAAAGAAGCTGCTGTATATGATTTCATAATCGCTGAAGCTGCCGCAGCGGCAGCCGATTTGCCGGAGAGTGCTACCGGCAGTGAGCAGGGGCGGGCCACCAAATATGCAGCGCTGGCATTGAAATGCAGGGCTGCCCTGTATGCCGGCAGTATCGCTCAGTTTGGCACCGTGAAACTCGATGGTGTGGTGGGAATTGATGCCTCTAAATCTGACGCCTACTACCAGCAGGCATATGATGCCGCAGCTGTTATTATGACCAGCGGAAAATTTATGTTGTATAACAAGATACCATCCGATAAAGTAGCTAACTATCGCAATCTGTTTACAGATAAATGGAATGCAGAGGTGATACTGGCCAGAGATCATAACAACATTCCGGTGGAAAGCGGAGGTACAGGTATCGCATACGATTTTATGGCAACGCCCAAACCCAATGGCTGGGGCGCCGGGCAGATACTTGCTCCATACCTCGAGATGATTGAAGAATATGAACATACAGATGGTAGTTCCGGCAAACTGGATGATAATACTATTTCCCAGCGATTGTGGACTACAGATGAACTGTGGGCAAACAAGGATCCCCGCTTCTTTGCCACTATCGCTACTGAGAATACGCTGTGGAGAGGACGGACCCTCACTTTTTATAATGGTATTATTAAACCGGACGGCAGCGTGGAGCAAAGTAACAGTTACAACGGCATTCTTCCGCAGGGCAACCAGTTTCAGAATAACTGCGGTTTCAGCGTCCTGAAATACCTGGATCCCAATAACGATATCAGCACCTACAGTAATTCCACCACCAGCATACAGGTATTTCGCTATGCTGAAATATTGCTGAATTACGCGGAGGCGGCCTTTGAGTTGGGAAAAAACAACGATGCATTGAATGCCGTTAACCAGATCCGGGAACGGGCCGGGATAGTGCCATTGACGGCGATTGACCGTGATAAAATCCGCCACGAGCGGAGAGTGGAACTGGCTTTTGAAGGACACCGTTACTGGGATGTGCGCCGCTGGCGAACCGCTACACAGGATCTGACAGGGTCCAAAAGGGGATTGCGTTATGTGCTCGACTATAACACCCGTAAGTACATCTTGCTAATTGAAAAAAATATTGATGGTATTCCATTACAGTTTTTTGAAAGAAACTACTATCTGCCGATAACGATACCAAGAACTGCCACCAATCCAAATTTGCTGGAGAACCCCGGCTACCAGTAAGTGTTTTTGACATACAGATTATAACAGATTATCCCCGGAAACGGGGATACAGGATATTTTTTTGCTAATTAAAATCATTGCCACGATGAAAAAAACTTCTCTATTACTATCATGCATGCTGATCCTATCGGGCCTGCTGTTGGCGCAGGACCAATCCAGGGTCTACAACGAATTCCAGTACCGCATGCAAATGACCTTAGCACGATTGACGGGAAACAATACGATACCTGTTTACACACCTCAGTTTGTATTGGCAGATGTAGATATTGATACCACATCACCACGCCGCTTCTTTAACTTCAGCGGAGACCTGTCTGGCCGTTATGTAGAAGTGATGTCGATGGTGGAAGACGCGGCCATGAGGGCAAAGCTGGAGCAGCTGGTAAAACAGCTGATCACTTACCAGCGGCCGGATGGCAGGTTTGGCAATGCGGAGCTGGTGTTTACGGAAGATAAGATAGGCGGAGAGCATATGGCATTGCTTTGGGGAAATGGACGGTTGCTGGTAGGATTAATGCAGTATTACAAAACGTTTAAAGATCCGCAAGTATTACAAACGGCCCGGCGCCTGGGCGATTTTATCACCAACGTTTACGGCATCTGTTCCACGCCTGATGTAGCCAAACGTCTGGAAGGTATGATGGCACAGGGTATCATCTGCTTTACGCAGTGTATTGAAGGAATGATAATGTTATCCCAATACTCATCGGATCCGAAATATGCCAACATTGCCGGAAAGATGTATAAAGTACTCGGCCCGAGAGGCAACCAGCATACGCATGGCTATTTGTCGACCTTACGCGGCGTGTTGATGCTCTATGATTATAATCACGATGAAACACACCTCAACTTCGTGAAAAATGCCTACGATGACCTGGTACAATCAACTGATTATACTCCTTTCGGCGGGGTAAGGGAATACTTCGGGCACATGGCTGTAGATAGGGATGAGGGCTGTTCTACCGCCGATTTTGTACGTCTGAGTTTCGATCTGTATCGTGAAACGGGCCAACAGAAATATTTGCAGAAAGGAGAATTCGGGTTGTTAAATGCCCTGTACTTTAATCAGTATTATACCGGTGATTTTGGCCATCATCTTCTGAATGAAACAGGATCCAGTCCCGACTTCCTTCATGCGGCATGGTGGTGCTGTACCATGCACGGATTACGCGCTATGTACGAAATAAAGCAACATTATCTGGTAGATGAGAACAGTAGGGGTGTGCATGTGAACCTTTATCTGGAAACAACCTGTAAAGGTCACAGTATAGATTATGAGCTTAGGAAGATGAAACCTGAAGGAAGACTGCAGCCATACAGTATCAAAGTGACACGCCTGCAGGCCGGCAGTGGTCCGGTATTCCTGAGGATGCCTGAATGGGCTGCAGCAGCACGGGTATGGGTAAACGAAAAAAGTATTAGCATCGCACCACAGGATGGATATCTTAAACTGCCTAAGCTAACTGCCGGAGATGCAGTAAAGATAGGCTTCCAGTATAAGGTGGACATACAAACGCCAGACAGGGGAAATGTGGATATTGCACAACTGACCACGTCGCCTGTAGCAGGATATCTGCACTACGGCCCCTGGTTGCTGGGTGCAGATGATAAGGAGGATGCCACATTTACAGCGGAGCCGAATGAAAATATTGTATACATCAATCCGGCAGGTCAGGCTGCAAGTGCCAACGGTATTTACAGTATCAGGTATAAGCACGCCGGGTTTCCATCAAACCTGGAAGGCAGGCTGCGACCGGTTTCTGCTCTTACGTTCGATAAACATGGCTACCTGATGACGAAGCTGGTCTTCGCCGCCGGAGAAGGAAAGAATACTGCTTCCCAGGCTGCATCTATGCTGGCGCCCTTTGATCCCCGGAAAGAGGCAGTGGAAGAAAAACATCACGATTAAATCTTTTCAGTATGAAGAACAGAATATTGAAATCGCAGTGGTACACTGTTTTCCTGCCAGTAGTGATCACGCTGCTCCTGCTTTGCGGGCAGGGGATGGCGGCAAACATCCTGAATGTCTGGAATCCGCCTGCTGGCACTTCGGCTAATACTACCTTTACCGTACAGGTGAGAAAAACAGGCGATGTAACCTGGACGGACCTGTTTGAGTATAATGTAAAAGTCGGTCACCAGGACGGCTCTCTCTTTAATTCGTCGATGGTGAATTTCGATTTTTCAGGCAGCGTCGACATAAAAGTTACCTATAATACCGGCACCATCAGTTCCTTTGATATCCGGCCCTGGTCGTATGGTGTGAAAGCAGTACAGGCTGGGAATACGCTTACATTTACGGTTAACCAGGATAATAATTCGCCCCGGAAACTGGTGGTGCGTATCAACAACAGCTGGGATACAGATGTGTTACATATTCTTACTAATACTCCGGAAACCGGTGCACCGTTGCCAGGTAACACTAATGTATACACGATTAATCCCGGGGATCCGATTCCTTACAATCTTCCGGCTGGTAAGAATACCTATTATTTCAATCCCGGTGTGCATACGTTACCTGGTGGATTATGGGTGGAAGTTGATATGGGTGCCACTTATACGATAGATCATCTGACGCTCAGCCAGGGTACTTACAATACCAATGCAGGCCAGGTAAAGTATATCGTTGAAACGAAAGTGAATGCCGGGGACAGTTACACTACTGCTTATGATGGTACAGGGAACACAGGTACAGGAACTATCACACAGGCATTTACGGCAACCAATGCCCGTTATGTAAGACTAAGACTGCTCGGCAATAACGCCGCCTCGTCGTGGGTATTTGCTTCCGTGATCAATGAGTTCAGCATATTTGCGGCCGGAGGTACTACCAATCTTGCGCTGAATAAGGCAATCGCTGGCGGAATGCCGGGATATACCAGGGCGGTAGACGGAGATACCACCTCAGCGTATATGTCGCCTTCAGGCTATGGCAACTGGCATGCAGGCGAGTCGTTCTTCCTTAATAAAAGTGGCACTACGGTTTATATAGCTCCGGGCGCGGTGGTGAAGGGCGCATTTATGTCTGACTCCTGCAATAATATGACGGTTAAAGGCCGGGGAATACTTGACTGCAGCCAGCTACGGCATGTGCCCACCACGCCGCAAAGTGAAGGCAGAACCGGTGCGATATGGATGATCAGCGGCAGTGATAACCGGGTGGAAGGCATCACTATCCTCGATCCGCCGATGTGGTCGGTGGTGATGAATTATTCTGTCAGGCCGGTAGTGAAACAAATACATCTCATTGGCAGCGTAGTAAATACCGATGGTATCCATTTCAGCGGTTGCAGCAATGGCAGCGTTGACGGTGTTTTTATAAGAACCTGCGATGATAACCTGGTCATGTATCACTACGCGCCAGGCACCGGTTGTACATTTAAGAACAGTGTTTTCTGGGGTGATGATGCACACATAGCCCTGATAGGGTTAGGAGGGAATGGTAGTCAGCCTATCAACGATCTGACTTTTCAGAATCTGGATATCCTCAATCAGCAGGGCGTTTATGACCTCGACAAGTTCAATGGATGTCTGAAACTGTGGCCCAACGGAGGCAATCAGATTTCGGATGTGGTGTTCGATAATATCCGGATAGACAGCTTCAGAACAGCGGCCAATTCGGCGGTGTTCCAGTTCAGAACAGATGAACGTTTTTCCGGAGAAGGAGCGGGGGTATTGAAGAATATCACTGTGTCAAATCTTGTCTATAAAGGAGTTGGTGAACGCCAATCGTTGCTCAAGGGAGTAGATGTGGCGCATAATGTGGATGTCGTCAATTTCATCAACTATCAACGTATGGGCGTTAACGTTGCCAGCGTGGCAAACGGGAACATCAATCTACAGCCTTATGTTACCAATGTCAATATTGTGCATGATTCTGTGCCGCCATCCCTCAATCTTGCGTTGCATAAACCGGCAGTTTCTGATCAGGCGATGTACAGCGGACATGGTGCGGATAAAGCGGTAGATGGAACAGATACGGCATACGCGCAGGCCTCCTCGCGACTGACGCCCTGGAAGCTGACCATTGATTTGGGGACGGGAACTACTTTTAACCGGGTAGTATTCAAATCAGGCGCGTCCGAATATGCCTCGGCATACCTGATTCAGGGATCGAATGATAGTATTAGCTGGACGACACTTGTCAATGAGCCTGCCAGTGGAGGAGGTATCAAAACGTATAACAGTTTCGGCAGTGTTACCTACCGGTTCATCCGTTTGAGTCCATCCGCTTGTGTATTGAGCCCTGGTGATTGGGGATATACGGTGCTGGAGTTTGAAGTATACAACGATGCGCCCGTAGTATCCTCTAATCTAGCCTTGTATAAGGCTGCTGTTTCCGATCAGCCAATGTATACCGGTTATGATGCTACGAAAACAACAGATGGAAGCATAACCACCTACGCGCAGGCATCCGCACGGCTGATCCCCTGGAAGCTGACGATAGATCTGGGATCAGTGAAAACATTCAACCGTTTCGTATTAAAATCAGGAACAACCAACTACGCTTCCGCATATACGATTCAGTGTGCCGACGACAACTTCAACTGGAATACGCTGGTATCGGAAACTGCGGGTTCCGGAGGCACCAAAGCCTATAGCGGTTTTGGCAATGTATCAGGCAGGTACATACGGTTGAATCCAACCAGCGTGGTGCTGGATGCAACGGGTAACTGGGGCTATGCGGTATTGGAATTTGAAGTGTATAATGATAATACTGGCAACAATTGGGTACGGAGAAATGACAATGCTGCAGCGGCGCGTTACTATGGCTGCAATGCAGCTACCGTATCGGGGTACTACCAGTCTGATTGCCATTACGCATCCAGCGCCGGAAGCTATGCAGAATATACATTTTCAGGAACAGGTGTGAGATGGATAGGTAAGAGAGGCGTGGATCACGGCAAAGCGGATATATACATCGATGGCGTTTTCGATACCACTGTAGATACCTACAATGCTGTGGCCCGATTGCAGGATACCTGCTATCAGAAGATCGGGTTACCGGATACGGTGCATGTAATGACGATCATTGTGAGGAGTGACAAGAACGCTGCTTCGTCCGGATATTTTTCCGACTGGGATGCTTTTGAATTTCTTCCCGGTGCGGGAGTAGCACCCATGTTGACCCAGCAATCAGTGATGATGGCAAAAGGAACTGAAAAGAATATGGTCGTGAAGATTTATCCCAATCCTGCGTCCTCACAATTGAATATTGAAACGCCTGCTACCAGAGAATTTTGGTATTACGAGTTACTGACAACCCTGGGAAAGGCACAGAAAACGGGCAGTATAAGAGCTGGTAATGCGGTAATTTCCCTGGATGGCATTCCGGATGGTATGTATCTGCTTCATCTTTTTTCTTCTTCTTCAAAGCATGCAACGGCGAAATGGATAGTGAAAGTGCAGCATTAGCTGTAAGGTCACTTGTCCTACGAAATGAGAAAAGCCGCCCTTTTAAGGACGGCTTCTTAATGTCGTTTACAAAAAAACAGCGCTACTGTTTAATTTCTCCCGGTATCACTTCCACTACCTGTTTCCTTCCGTTCCTCAATACTTCCACTGATATCCTCCTGCCGATCTGGCGTTCAGACAATAGCAGGTGAAGATCGTCGACCGTAGCCACAGGGGTGTTATCGAACGCAATGATGATATCACCTGTATGCAGTTCGCTGTTGTAATAGTTGCCATCGGGCACTATCTCGAACACATACACGCCGGTTGGCGTACTGAGTTTGTTGGCGGCAATCATGCGGCTGCTGAGGTTAACCGGTTGAGCAGCGATGCCAAGCTGGGCTCTTCTGATTTTGCCATTGAGAATCAGTTGTCCTGCTATTTGTGCTGCGAGGTTGGAAGAGATGGCAAAGCAAAGCCCTTGCGCAGAAGCGATCACCGCGGTGTTTACCCCGATAACCTGGCCGAGCGAGTTAACGAGCGGCCCACCGCTGTTACCAGGATTCAATGCAGCATCGGTCTGGATCACATTGTCGATCAGCCGGCCATTGCTGGCGCGTAAACTACGGCCCAGCGCGCTCACCACGCCGGCCGTCACCGTATATTGCAGGCCCATCGGGTTGCCGATCGCAATGGCGATCTGACCTACCTGCAAGGCGGATGAATCGGCCAGCTGCAATGCTTTCAGGCCGGATTCATCTATCTTGAGTACGGCAATGTCCGTCGACGGATCCGTACCTTTGATGTCGGCCTTTACCTTTCTGCCGTCTACAAAAGACACCCTGATACCTTCGGCGTCTTCCACCACGTGATTGTTGGTGATAATGAAGCCATCGGAAGATATAATGAAGCCAGAGCCGGTACCTGTTTGCGTACGTTTTTCGCGTGTCCGCCTGTCAGTTACTTTTTTCTCTACTTCAATATGAACCACCGACTCGGCTACCGTTCCCACCACGCCCGTTACTGTCCGGGAGTAGGCATCCAGTAAACTTTGATCGTTTGATGCCTGATGCGTAAGAAATGAGATGGTATTTTCCATGAGTATAGCCGCTCAAATTTATTTCCAGAGCTATACTGGTGCCTTTTTGACATCGATCGACAGTACATTATGTCATCTTTACTTATTATATCAGGGAAAATCCTGATTATTTAGCTATTTTGACACGGGAATGTTTTTGTTCAACAAAGATCTAAACAGCGGGGAGACATTAGCGATTGATATTATTATCCGCTAATGTCTCCCCGCTGTTTCTTAATTCTTAATTCTTAATTCTTCATTCCATATTCCTTATTCCTTCTAATATCCCGGGTTCTGAGGGAAATTCATGATATCTATTTCCTGTTGCGGGATTGGATATAAAAGACGGAATGCCGGGAGGTTTACTTTTTTGTTGGCAAGTATTTCGGAGATGGCGCGGTTGGTACGCAGGAGATCGAACCAGCGGTCACATTCGAAGGGCAGCTCGAGCCGGCGTTGTTTGTAGATTTCGGCGCGGAAGCTTGCCTGATCCGGCAGGTTGGCAGCAGTAAAGGCAGCCAGGCCGGCACGGGTACGGACGTTGTTGAGATAGGTAAAGGCGTTGCCAGTGGCAACGTATCCCTGTTCATTCAGTATTTCCGCCTGCATCAGCAGAATATCCGCGAAACGAAGTACGGGAAAGTCATTGCCGGCATTTCCGTTTACGGGCTGATCAAGGAACTTGCGGGGCATGATATTGGCATTGCCTGTAGGTTTTACCGGATCTGCCAGTGGTTTGCGGAGGTCGTTGGCATCGTAGGCCTTTGTCAGGGTAGTATCTACCGTGATCACCTGCGAGTTGGCGTACCAGAAGCCATGATCCTGGTTGGCAACACCTTTGGCATAACGGACTGCGAATACGATTTCAGCGTTGTACTTGTTGTTGGTGTTGAATACATCTGCCACATTGGGCAGCAAAGAAAAAACTTTGGAATCAATTACATCCTGCAATAACGTTTGTGCGTTACCGTATTTTTTTTCGTAGAGATATACTTTTCCCAGTAGTCCTTTCGCAGCGCCGGCAGTAACGCGGCCCAGGTCGTTGGCCGGGTAGCTGTTAGGCAGGTTGGCGGAGGCGAAGGTAAGGTCATCCTCTATCAGTTTATAGGCAACAGCTACATCATCCCTCTTCAGTTTTACTGCGCTGATAGGATCTACTACAGCAGTTAGTACCGGTACGGAACCCCAGAGCCTCACAAGATTGAAATAGTCCAGTGCGCGGATGAAGCGGGCTTCCGCTTTAATACGGTTTTTCAGCTGCTCGTCCATTTTGATACCGTCGATGGCGCCGAGTAGAGTATTGCAGCGGAAGATGCCATTGTACACACCTACCCAGGTAGTGTAGAAGTTGGTGTTACCGGGGTTGTCGGAATAACGGTTGATCTGGTAGTTCTGACCTGCATTGGAAGAAGGATCCTGATCGGTGAAATTATCGGCCCGTGCTTCCATTAATACCTGGAAATTGTTGCCGTACTGGCTGCTTAAAGCGAGCGACTCATAGCATCCGTTGACAGCGGTGATGGCGTCGTCCTGCGTTTTGAAGAAAGCACTGGGAGAGATAGCGGACGGTGGTGTCAGGTTCAGAAAATCTTTACCACAGGAGCTCAATATTAATAAAAGTGCCGGCAAATAAAGTATATGCTTTTTCATGATCGTTCGTTAAAAAGTGATGTTAAGACCAAGAGAATAAGTACGCGCAAGCGGGTAGGAGCCATAGTCTTCCCCGGCAGT
The genomic region above belongs to Chitinophaga sp. 180180018-3 and contains:
- a CDS encoding RagB/SusD family nutrient uptake outer membrane protein, whose translation is MKKHILYLPALLLILSSCGKDFLNLTPPSAISPSAFFKTQDDAITAVNGCYESLALSSQYGNNFQVLMEARADNFTDQDPSSNAGQNYQINRYSDNPGNTNFYTTWVGVYNGIFRCNTLLGAIDGIKMDEQLKNRIKAEARFIRALDYFNLVRLWGSVPVLTAVVDPISAVKLKRDDVAVAYKLIEDDLTFASANLPNSYPANDLGRVTAGAAKGLLGKVYLYEKKYGNAQTLLQDVIDSKVFSLLPNVADVFNTNNKYNAEIVFAVRYAKGVANQDHGFWYANSQVITVDTTLTKAYDANDLRKPLADPVKPTGNANIMPRKFLDQPVNGNAGNDFPVLRFADILLMQAEILNEQGYVATGNAFTYLNNVRTRAGLAAFTAANLPDQASFRAEIYKQRRLELPFECDRWFDLLRTNRAISEILANKKVNLPAFRLLYPIPQQEIDIMNFPQNPGY
- a CDS encoding discoidin domain-containing protein, translated to MKNRILKSQWYTVFLPVVITLLLLCGQGMAANILNVWNPPAGTSANTTFTVQVRKTGDVTWTDLFEYNVKVGHQDGSLFNSSMVNFDFSGSVDIKVTYNTGTISSFDIRPWSYGVKAVQAGNTLTFTVNQDNNSPRKLVVRINNSWDTDVLHILTNTPETGAPLPGNTNVYTINPGDPIPYNLPAGKNTYYFNPGVHTLPGGLWVEVDMGATYTIDHLTLSQGTYNTNAGQVKYIVETKVNAGDSYTTAYDGTGNTGTGTITQAFTATNARYVRLRLLGNNAASSWVFASVINEFSIFAAGGTTNLALNKAIAGGMPGYTRAVDGDTTSAYMSPSGYGNWHAGESFFLNKSGTTVYIAPGAVVKGAFMSDSCNNMTVKGRGILDCSQLRHVPTTPQSEGRTGAIWMISGSDNRVEGITILDPPMWSVVMNYSVRPVVKQIHLIGSVVNTDGIHFSGCSNGSVDGVFIRTCDDNLVMYHYAPGTGCTFKNSVFWGDDAHIALIGLGGNGSQPINDLTFQNLDILNQQGVYDLDKFNGCLKLWPNGGNQISDVVFDNIRIDSFRTAANSAVFQFRTDERFSGEGAGVLKNITVSNLVYKGVGERQSLLKGVDVAHNVDVVNFINYQRMGVNVASVANGNINLQPYVTNVNIVHDSVPPSLNLALHKPAVSDQAMYSGHGADKAVDGTDTAYAQASSRLTPWKLTIDLGTGTTFNRVVFKSGASEYASAYLIQGSNDSISWTTLVNEPASGGGIKTYNSFGSVTYRFIRLSPSACVLSPGDWGYTVLEFEVYNDAPVVSSNLALYKAAVSDQPMYTGYDATKTTDGSITTYAQASARLIPWKLTIDLGSVKTFNRFVLKSGTTNYASAYTIQCADDNFNWNTLVSETAGSGGTKAYSGFGNVSGRYIRLNPTSVVLDATGNWGYAVLEFEVYNDNTGNNWVRRNDNAAAARYYGCNAATVSGYYQSDCHYASSAGSYAEYTFSGTGVRWIGKRGVDHGKADIYIDGVFDTTVDTYNAVARLQDTCYQKIGLPDTVHVMTIIVRSDKNAASSGYFSDWDAFEFLPGAGVAPMLTQQSVMMAKGTEKNMVVKIYPNPASSQLNIETPATREFWYYELLTTLGKAQKTGSIRAGNAVISLDGIPDGMYLLHLFSSSSKHATAKWIVKVQH
- a CDS encoding trypsin-like peptidase domain-containing protein — protein: MENTISFLTHQASNDQSLLDAYSRTVTGVVGTVAESVVHIEVEKKVTDRRTREKRTQTGTGSGFIISSDGFIITNNHVVEDAEGIRVSFVDGRKVKADIKGTDPSTDIAVLKIDESGLKALQLADSSALQVGQIAIAIGNPMGLQYTVTAGVVSALGRSLRASNGRLIDNVIQTDAALNPGNSGGPLVNSLGQVIGVNTAVIASAQGLCFAISSNLAAQIAGQLILNGKIRRAQLGIAAQPVNLSSRMIAANKLSTPTGVYVFEIVPDGNYYNSELHTGDIIIAFDNTPVATVDDLHLLLSERQIGRRISVEVLRNGRKQVVEVIPGEIKQ